DNA from Brassica napus cultivar Da-Ae chromosome C4, Da-Ae, whole genome shotgun sequence:
TTATTACTAATTACTCCTTAGGAagagaaaatagttatttcatATGAATAGAAAAGTGAGAGATAATCCAAAAATGTGTGAGAGAGAAatgtgagaaagagagaggggaAAAGAAAGCAAAGTTTGAAACGGGCCCCATGACATGTCCTCTCTAACGTCAACATTATCCTCCATTATTACTATTACTTTCACCCTCTCATCAAACTCACTCAAACCTTTCGTTCTTCTTATTACCTAAATCACCAGATccatgtataaaatataaaaagaccCCTGAAACCTCAACAACATCTCTCTATCTCTACAATCAACAAGATCATATCATGTCATCTCCTAGAGATAGAGGAAAGAGCTCGATGGAATCATCAGGATCAGAGCCACCGGTGACACCAAGCCGTTACGAGTCACAGAAGAGACGCGACTGGAACACTTTCGGACAGTACTTGAGGAACCAAAGACCGCCACTGCCGATGTCTCACTGCAACTGCAACCACGTGCTTGATTTCCTCAGGTACTTAGACCAGTTCGGTAAGACAAAAGTGCACGTGCCTGGCTGTATGTTCTACGGTCAGCCTGAGCCACCAGCTCCTTGCACATGTCCTCTCAGACAAGCTTGGGGAAGTCTCGACGCTTTGATCGGACGGCTGAGAGCGGCTTACGAGGAGAACGGTGGATCTCCGGAAACAAACCCTTTCGCTAGTGGAGCAATAAGGGTTTATCTCAGGGAGGTTAGGGAGTGTCAGGCCAAAGCTAGAGGGATTCCtttcaaaaagaagaagaagaagccaacgaCGACGGAGATGGGTGGTGGAAGAGaggactcttcttcttcatccgcCTCTCCCTTCGGCTTCTCTTAAGATTCTCATGATCTTGGTGAGACTTTGTGGTAATACATTTCTCCATTAACTATGCTTTTGTTTGATTGAATATGTGCATTTGCATTCAATTAAATATATGCATTTAACTTTGTTTCTTGATCTCTTTACTAGAGACTTATGAATCTGTGGTTTCATTAACTAGCTACATACcgcaaatatatatgtttatatcgTAGAATGCTCCATGTATTAAAACCCTAAGTGGAGAAATAGTTAGGCTTTTGATTTTTGAGAAAGTCttgattagatatatatatatatattgtattgatGTTGGGTTCAGATTAGGGGACCGGATCGTGATTAGATTATAGGTTTTGAATGGAAGCAGCTAGATTTTTTTAATGATcaatcattttagttttggaaTGGTAATTAAATACATGAAAACAAGTTTTCAAGTTTCTAGCATATCAAATATTGAATGGATGATACATTGAGTTTTCTAGTTCCAGAAACGAAAAACTATTCTCTAAACCTTGTAATGCATCATAcatttttttactctatatgtGTTTGGAATTTGAAGATTCTCTAAGTTATCCTAGAGAATTACTCACTTCAAATTTTGGAAAAAACATTTGATTCTCCAAAGATGGATTGTTTCGTCATCAACCCCACATACACATATGTAGAGAGAGATACAATGTTTTACCACTGTTGTTTATATAAACAGTAGTTCAAGGAAGTAATGATTGGCTCTTACAATGCATTCTTTTAaaagatttgtgaagattttGTTCCCCTTGGATATCAAGGGAGAAATTGATTGAATCTTCTTTTCCCCCTCATTTTATAACCTAAAGAAATCGATTAATAATTAAGAGTTCATGATTGTTCTTAAAGGTTAATAAAGGTTATCTCAGAATAGAAGTTAATACACATATAATACTTTCTTGATCATGCTTTAATTATTGCTATGTGTGTCTTAGGGAAATTATCTCAACATGAACAACTCAATCATATGTTAACATTTTCAGTTTAACCGAATGCTAATCAGTAATCACAATTCAACCAATTGTAAATAGGATCTCAGATTTTAGAGCTTCAACTATGAGATATCAACTAGAGCTTTTATAAAGGCTGTTAAACTGCACAAACATTAGAGTATCTAGTTATGCATTGGTATTTTCTgagattatataatatattattagattttgtgGGACAGTAAGGGCATCCTCATTGCTAGGAATTTAATTGCATATCTTAGGTtagtttattaatataattagattaagagattttgttAAGATACTTAATTAAAAATGGAGATTATTGGTAGATACTTTTGTAGTTTCTTAGctaaatagtaatattttttttattttgtaaattttttgagAGGACTTTAtaacaaaacatataacattaaacataagaaaataacaaagttgaacaaaaatttaaaaaaaaaagattacaaagttgaaaaaaaaaatgcataaaaGCATCTTTTTATTCAATTCATAGAAACTTAAACATGAAATCTTAATTTTCAAACCCAAATTGATCCCATATATGTTCGATCAAATCAAGTTTTAATTGTCTATGGATTGGTCTACCCCGAACTTTTGCCCGACGATCAAGTGTACTGAAAAGCTCGGTAGGCATCTTGACGCAAAAAGAAATATCCTCATCTTGAAACGTCTCATCTTGAGTCTGTGTACGTCGTTCatcttcgacaatcatattatggagtatgatacatgctctcataatatttgTTATCTTAGATTTATCCCATAAATTAGATGGATTTTTAATAACGGCGAATCTAGCTTGCAGGACTCCAAAGGCACGCTCAACATCTTTTTGGACAGATTCTTGGGTTTTAGCAAATAGTGAATGTTTTGGACCCTGTGGTAGtcggatagattgaataaaTGTCGCCCACTCcggataaataccatccgtGAGATAGTAGGCGAAATCGTACTCCCTTCCGTTGACATTGAAGTTGACTTGCGGAGCTATTCCTttaataatgtcatcaaaaacaggtgatcgatctagaatattaagatcgttcatagtacctggagctccaaaaaatgcgtgccatatccaTAGGTCATAAGAAGCTACGGCCTCCAACACAATTGTTGGTTTATCGGTTCCTCGTGAATACAtacctttccaagcggtggggcaattcttccactcccaatgcatacaatcgatgcttccaatcatcccgggaaatccacgtTCTTCTCCTTTAGCGAGTAGTCTTTCAAGATCCTCCGCTGTTGGACGTCTTAGGTATTCATCTCCAAACAAGTGGATAATTCCCGCGGTAAATTGGTGCAAGCATTTTCGAGCTGTGGTTTCACCAAGTCTTACATATTCGTCAACTGTATCAGCCCCACCACCATATGCTAATTGACGAATGGCTGCAGTGCATTTTTGGAGCGGTGATAGACTTGACCTTCCGACTGCATCTTGTGTTGGAGCAAAATAAGCTACTTCCGTAGAGAGACGATGCACAATACGCAGGAACAATGACTTGCTCATTCGAAACCGTCGCCGAAATATATTGGGAGGGTATGTAGGAGTTTCAGAAAAATAATCATTCCACAGGTTGATGTGGCCTTCTTCCCGGTTTCTCTCAATAAATATACGTTTTTTACGCTCTTTCGGTTCGGGAAAAGTATCTGGGATTTCTAATAATTCTTCAAAAAGGGATTCAAattcaacatcatcatctttgtggtaatgataatgagaagaagaagccatttttaaaaaaaaaatgaatgggGAGAAAATGTTTGGAAAGAGAGTTCAAGAGAGATGAGTTGTGGTGAAGGTAATGAGAGaagatgttatatttttatagcACACAATGTTTCCCTTCTGATATTTTCCCTATAAACTCCCGTGATGTTAATAGTTTTGAAATCTTGTGACACCAGATTTGATAATTTTGTTGTGTTGTTAGTTTCTTCTGACAGTTGTTTGCTTGTTTTGTTGTGTTGTTTCACATGTTTATATGTTTCTAACTCTGGTGATCACAACACCATACCGACATGAGAGAAGTAAAATACATACAAATACTCTTTATCATATTACACATTTCCGACATGAACAACCATTTCAAATATGACCATCATCCCTAATACATAAGTCCTTATTACAAACCGCAAAGCAACAACCCGACCATTACAGCTAAAATACATAAGCAGTCTACTTAAACATGACCATCATCCCCATTACGACTAAAACAACGACCATGAAAGCAACAACCATTTCAAACCGATTGGTAAACACTGGATTCTTGTTACTTAGCTTAGAAACCATCTCCTCTAGTTTAGCCACCTTCTGCTCAGTCACATAGTCACCCATAAGGGTAAGAGAATCTACCTTTTGAGCCAGTTCGAGGGTGTGTAAATCCCTTGCTTTCATCTCTTCCATAACGGCGACATCCCACCACTTCCAAACATGGCAGTCGCCATCATCAACATTTGCGCAGGTGTAGTATAGTCTACCTGGATGATTTCGAGAATGAGAGCTTGCGAGAAGGGGTAGACGACCACAGTAACATATCTGCGGGATTCCAAACTCCACCTCAGGTTGAGGCGGGTAATGAACTTGCTCAGCAATGTTGTCTCTTATTTCTTCTTGATCCCGACGAATAAGATCGGCTGTCTCGTCGTAGCCACTGGATACTGTGTGCCCACCAAACGTATCTGATTGTGATGGCTGACTATAGCTGTAATCAAGTCTCATTGTTACttaacctgcaaaaaaaaattattaaatatattagtaaattatACACACTGAAGATACAAAGTAAGCAACAGATTGaccattaaaaaatttatttgaaccACAACTGAAGCTTTAGCATAAATATTAGAAGGGAACAGAGTCAACATACAAATTAAGTAAGCAACAGACATGAAGCAACTACTAGAAACATGAAGCAACGAGCATAAACATATTGAACATACAAACAAAGCAACATATAAA
Protein-coding regions in this window:
- the LOC106391947 gene encoding protein LIGHT-DEPENDENT SHORT HYPOCOTYLS 10, with amino-acid sequence MSSPRDRGKSSMESSGSEPPVTPSRYESQKRRDWNTFGQYLRNQRPPLPMSHCNCNHVLDFLRYLDQFGKTKVHVPGCMFYGQPEPPAPCTCPLRQAWGSLDALIGRLRAAYEENGGSPETNPFASGAIRVYLREVRECQAKARGIPFKKKKKKPTTTEMGGGREDSSSSSASPFGFS